The DNA segment CCGCAGATAGCTTAAGTACAACAGTACAAATAAGTAAAACTACATCGCGTCGTTATCTTGAATACTGCACTGCAGGTAATTATTTAATTGCTAAAATTGAACACGGTCGAGTCGGTAGACCTGAACGCGTTTATTATAAATCTGAACAATAGATTATTTACATCCGTTAATCCATTAACACTGACATAAATAAAACATGTAATTTTATAGATAAATAGCCGCACCGCTTTTAACACCATAAAAACCATTTAAAACTTATAATTCAATCCAATCTGCTCCAGCTTTTCATTTTAATTCCTTCGCATTAATATAATCTATTCACTCGTCTTATTTTTAATAAAAAAGTAATTATAAAATGGTTGGATAAAATAAATCCATCCCTACAAATTCAAGATATAAGATAACATTGACACCATGTATCTTATATTTTTAAAGGTGAATATTTTGACATTTGAAAAAATAATTGGCTTTGGTATTGCTGGTAATGTTGCAGGTCATTTAGAACAAGCTGGAGAAGCAGCCGACTTTATTAATGTCGAAACCGTAGATGAAGCACAACCAAAAGCACTCTTTCCTTTTTATGTACCGGGAGCAATAAATTCATTTCTATCAGTATATCCGTTTTCTAATGACCGAATTAAGACTCCTAATAATGCTGATAATTTACAAATTGAAGCAGAAGTAGTGCTCTTATGTGATATCAGCTACAGCGATAATAAAGTAGTGAAATTAACACCGACTCATTTTTCAGCATTCAACGACTGTTCAATCAGAAAAGCTAATGTAAAAAAAATCAGTGAAAAGAAAAACTGGGGCATGGAATCAAAAGGCATATCTACAACGTTACTGGCCATTGACAACTTAGAACCAGGCTCACTACTCGATGATTTTCGCATTGCCAGTTTTCATAAACGAAATGGTAAATTGTCTCGCTATGGCGAAGATTGTCCCGTACTTGATTACAACTATTTTCATAGCAACTTATTGGAGTGGATCAAAAATCAAATGAACCATCAGCAGGATGAAGGTCCCGCCGAAAATATCGCTGAGTTATTATTTATCGCTGATTACCCGCAACAAGCTCTCATTAGTATCGGTGCAACTTGCTATACCCCATTCGGTGAAAAAAATTATCTACAAGCCGGCGATACCAGTATTGTCGTTGTATATAATGGCAAAATATATTCACAGCACGATATTTTAACGATGGCTGACAGCGAACAGTTTGCCGCCGAGCACCTCTCTCACGTTATCCAACAAGTTTATTAACGAGAACGACATTACCTGATTTTACACAAAATAAGAGGCCAAAATGATAGTAACAAATATATCTGATCAATTGATTACCGATAAATCACGCGAACATTGGTTTGACTATTGGAAACATTTTAGTCAAAACGATCAAAGCTATTGCTCTGAATATAACTGCTGTAACCCCTCTGTACATGGTGTCATAGTAAAAATTTCTAATCAATTACAAGCTGATAGTTTTATTGTTCCTCTGTGTAAACCACATAGCCGTAATTTGAAAACGCAAATTGAGCTATCTAACGATGCAGAGTTAATTCCATCGATTTATAGCTTATAACGTTACCATAATGACAATGCCGCTCGATTAAGCAATT comes from the Moritella yayanosii genome and includes:
- a CDS encoding DUF5718 family protein → MTFEKIIGFGIAGNVAGHLEQAGEAADFINVETVDEAQPKALFPFYVPGAINSFLSVYPFSNDRIKTPNNADNLQIEAEVVLLCDISYSDNKVVKLTPTHFSAFNDCSIRKANVKKISEKKNWGMESKGISTTLLAIDNLEPGSLLDDFRIASFHKRNGKLSRYGEDCPVLDYNYFHSNLLEWIKNQMNHQQDEGPAENIAELLFIADYPQQALISIGATCYTPFGEKNYLQAGDTSIVVVYNGKIYSQHDILTMADSEQFAAEHLSHVIQQVY